The following proteins are co-located in the Primulina tabacum isolate GXHZ01 chromosome 11, ASM2559414v2, whole genome shotgun sequence genome:
- the LOC142518389 gene encoding uncharacterized protein LOC142518389, producing the protein MKDVNKMKNKILFKESIPISDPGSPAPVISSPFSSTSPPPAAAPSSAAQVIPDLPHVKTKPVNPVRVVEPTKETQVIQEMVNEKTDPQLTEYSGTPIWHYPSPVVQPVPAVYYVPGGHISTGNIPVQPVPIPGQFLQPFQVASNQVPSGFPLYGAGMTHYEMPVRIISDSSTQTMYYAARNPGIVPGMVVPGGGEMQGPGKDVMQGRAAQGS; encoded by the coding sequence ATGAAAGACGTTAACaagatgaaaaataaaattcttttcaAAGAAAGTATACCTATATCTGACCCTGGTTCACCCGCCCCGGTAATTTCCTCGCCGTTCAGCTCCACGTCACCACCACCGGCCGCAGCCCCATCCAGCGCCGCCCAAGTGATTCCCGATCTTCCTCACGTCAAAACCAAACCCGTTAACCCGGTTCGAGTAGTGGAACCCACCAAGGAAACTCAAGTTATCCAAGAGATGGTCAATGAGAAAACGGATCCTCAGCTTACAGAGTATTCGGGCACACCTATATGGCATTATCCAAGTCCAGTAGTGCAGCCTGTACCCGCCGTGTATTACGTGCCCGGTGGTCATATTTCAACCGGGAACATCCCAGTTCAACCCGTTCCGATTCCAGGTCAGTTCTTACAGCCCTTTCAAGTAGCTTCAAATCAAGTACCTTCCGGGTTTCCTTTATACGGTGCTGGCATGACGCATTATGAAATGCCTGTCAGAATTATATCCGATAGTTCAACTCAAACAATGTATTATGCGGCGAGAAACCCTGGAATCGTTCCGGGTATGGTTGTTCCGGGTGGAGGAGAAATGCAGGGACCCGGAAAAGATGTAATGCAAGGCCGGGCCGCTCAAGGATCTTGA
- the LOC142519329 gene encoding uncharacterized protein LOC142519329 produces MDMKTTRSSDNSAGSVSPCSPTIIRAVQKFQQRPTADDWNQDLHHGAGRSDENYSQIEQASGALNSSMNYRHQTRGVDDCNEIDKLNSQINFSGDFSANAFKRESQIGFSLQPQPLASITECTETCQGLSTNFPLNSTSYGYTSTLLRTLFNSNSYHSRQTMFDSQEMNYLSATNFSDEFINNTPFWNAATAPPDFIPSTPSKYITSGLNNSPRTSHDDQKLGKEESKNLASVAKKSSSNEPAFKHPRLETPLPLPTFKVRKEKLGDRITALQQLVSPFGKTDTASVLHEAIEYIKLLHDQVNVFSTPYLKNGSPPMQHQQDQEGLKQDLSSRGLCLVPISSTFPVAAENTSDFWTPTLGRSSESWIKIRYCENGRQVVGYEKIQER; encoded by the exons ATGGACATGAAAACAACAAGGTCAAGCGACAACTCGGCCGGTTCAGTTTCTCCTTGCAGTCCTACGATAATTCGTGCTGTACAAAAATTTCAGCAGCGGCCCACTGCTGATGATTGGAATCAGGATTTGCA CCATGGTGCTGGAAGATCGGATGAAAATTATTCTCAAATCGAACAAGCATCTGGAGCCCTGAATTCAAGCATGAATTATCGGCACCAAACAAGGGGGGTCGACGACTGCAATGAAATCGACAAATTGAATTCCCAGATTAATTTTTCTGGAGATTTTTCTGCCAACGCATTCAAACGAGAGAGTCAGATCGGTTTTTCTTTACAGCCGCAGCCATTAGCTTCCATTACCGAATGCACTGAAACTTGTCAAGGGCTATCGACCAATTTTCCACTGAATTCAACTTCATATGGCTACACTTCAACCTTGTTGCGAACTTTGTTTAACTCGAATTCTTATCATTCCCGACAAACTATGTTTGATAGTCAAGAAATGAATTATTTATCGGCTACAAATTTTTCCGATGAATTCAT CAATAACACACCCTTTTGGAACGCCGCCACGGCTCCGCCAGATTTTATCCCATCAACACCCTCCAAGTACATTACATCAGGTCTTAATAATTCCCCCAGAACAAGTCATGATGATCAAAAG CTGGGTAAGGAAGAATCCAAGAACTTGGCCTCAGTGGCGAAGAAATCAAGCAGCAACGAACCAGCATTCAAGCATCCCAGATTAGAAACTCCATTACCATTACCAACCTTTAAG GTCCGAAAAGAGAAACTGGGGGACCGTATAACTGCACTCCAACAGTTGGTTTCACCTTTCGGAAAG ACTGATACTGCATCTGTTCTGCATGAAGCAATTGAATATATCAAGTTACTCCACGATCAAGTCAAT GTATTCAGCACTCCATATCTGAAAAATGGGTCTCCGCCAATGCAACACCAACAG GACCAAGAAGGCCTAAAACAAGATTTAAGCAGCAGAGGTCTTTGCCTCGTGCCAATTTCAAGTACCTTCCCTGTTGCTGCTGAGAATACTTCAGATTTCTGGACCCCTACTTTGGGAAGAAGCTCAG AAAGCTGGATAAAGATAAGATACTGCGAAAATGGACGCCAAGTTGTTGGGTATGAAAAAATTCAGGAAAGGTAG
- the LOC142518392 gene encoding uncharacterized protein LOC142518392, whose protein sequence is QPFSLKPIVCRFVHLKYLTNIIFLLIDDVYLSNYIFISFFCTWYIYICTKLIWVRRNGCKIALEKHKNFGLTASASSTIHDLLQSKGLPAGLFPKNGVKSYDLGEDGLLQVYFDSPCVAKFETRVSFGSVVRAANLSYGGLIGVEGLSQEELFLWLPVKDIIVYDPSSGIILFDIGVAHKQMSLSLFEDPPVCDPQGELMEMIPRKDFGFQVQK, encoded by the exons CAACCTTTTAGCCTTAAGCCAATTGTCTGCCGTTTTGTTCACTTAAAATATCTTACCAACATTATCTTTTTACTTATTGATGATGTTTATCTAagcaattatatttttatttcgtTTTTCTGTACATGGTACATTTATATATGCACTAAGTTGATTTGGGTACGAAGAAATGGATGCAAAATAGCTTTGGAGAAACACAAAAACTTTGGTCTCACGG CGTCGGCTTCCAGCACAATCCACGACTTGCTCCAAAGCAAAGGCTTGCCCGCCGGGCTTTTCCCCAAGAACGGCGTGAAATCTTACGACCTCGGTGAAGACGGGCTTCTGCAAGTGTATTTTGACAGCCCGTGCGTCGCCAAGTTTGAGACCAGGGTTTCCTTCGGAAGTGTCGTGAGAGCTGCTAATCTCAGCTACGGCGGGCTCATCGGGGTGGAGGGTCTCTCTCAAGAAGAGCTGTTTCTGTGGTTGCCCGTGAAGGATATCATTGTTTATGATCCTTCATCTGGGATTATTTTATTCGACATCGGAGTTGCACATAAACAGATGTCTCTTTCTCTATTTGAAGATCCTCCAGTCTGCGATCCTCAAG GTGAGTTAATGGAGATGATTCCGAGGAAGGACTTCGGGTTTCAAGTGCAGAAATGA
- the LOC142519207 gene encoding myb family transcription factor EFM-like isoform X3, whose amino-acid sequence MLHAAPEMMIPSSELSFDFKSFMQPTQKLEEFLARLEEERLKIDAFKRELPLCMQLLNNAMETSRQQLQSQRSMNEGGRPVLEEFIPLKNTSSEITTDQNNSSSDKANWMTSAQLWNQESQTRTPSPKENNDHMKIALNGKQRKEEMEFDATKNSSESNSRRENVNNSGAEKDQVHGAANTTSQAQRKARRCWSPDLHRRFVTALQMLGGSQSVATPKQIRELMKVDGLTNDEVKSHLQKYRLHTRRPSPNSQTTPATPQVVVLGGIWVPPEYAAAAAAHGGAQASALYGAHTNTAHHVSPVFCSAPPQVAHEIYPAIAAPSQPPNHHIHHHQLHVYNKPPGNNSPDSDVQGGAGDQSESIEDGKSESGSWKADSGGDNGGERKRPEGEESNASVIMRLKF is encoded by the exons ATGTTACATGCAGCACCAGAAATGATGATACCATCTTCAGAACTAAGCTTTGACTTCAAATCATTCATGCAGCCAACTCAAAAACTTGAGGAGTTTTTGGCTCgtcttgaagaagaaagactCAAGATCGACGCTTTTAAGCGGGAGCTTCCTCTTTGCATGCAATTACTCAATAATG CTATGGAGACGTCAAGGCAACAGTTACAGTCGCAGAGATCGATGAACGAAGGGGGAAGACCAGTGTTGGAAGAATTCATTCCACTGAAGAATACAAGTTCGGAAATTACAACTGATCAGAATAATAGTTCATCGGATAAGGCAAACTGGATGACATCTGCACAGCTTTGGAATCAAGAAAGTCAAACCCGGACTCCGTCTCCCAAAGAAAATAATGATCATATGAAAATAGCTTTGAATGGGAAGCAAAGG AAAGAAGAGATGGAGTTTGATGCTACAAAGAATTCATCAGAATCGAATTCCAGGAGAGAAAACGTAAATAATTCAGGTGCGGAGAAAGATCAAGTTCATGGGGCAGCAAATACAACGAGCCAAGCTCAGAGAAAGGCTAGGAGATGCTGGTCACCAGACTTGCACAGGCGTTTTGTTACTGCTCTTCAGATGTTGGGTGGTTCACAAT CAGTGGCTACTCCTAAACAAATAAGAGAGCTGATGAAGGTTGATGGTTTGACCAATGATGAAGTTAAAAGCCATTTGCAG AAATATAGACTCCACACAAGAAGACCAAGTCCAAACTCACAAACCACCCCGGCGACACCACAAGTGGTTGTCCTAGGCGGCATATGGGTCCCACCGGAATATGCTGCAGCCGCGGCAGCACACGGCGGCGCACAAGCTAGCGCCCTGTATGGGGCACACACGAACACTGCTCATCACGTGTCTCCTGTTTTCTGTTCCGCCCCACCACAAGTGGCGCATGAAATCTACCCTGCGATAGCAGCACCCTCTCAGCCGCCTAACCACCACATCCACCACCACCAGTTACACGTCTACAACAAGCCTCCAGGAAACAACTCCCCAGATTCAGACGTCCAGGGTGGCGCCGGTGACCAATCCGAGAGCATAGAGGATGGAAAGTCGGAGAGCGGCAGCTGGAAGGCCGACAGCGGCGGGGACAATGGTGGAGAGAGGAAAAGACCGGAAGGTGAAGAAAGCAACGCAAGTGTCATCATGCGTctcaaattctga
- the LOC142519207 gene encoding myb family transcription factor EFM-like isoform X2 yields MLHAAPEMMIPSSELSFDFKSFMQPTQKLEEFLARLEEERLKIDAFKRELPLCMQLLNNAMETSRQQLQSQRSMNEGGRPVLEEFIPLKNTSSEITTDQNNSSSDKANWMTSAQLWNQESQTRTPSPKENNDHMKIALNGKQRVINGGAFVPFSSKDRNFMPFPELALASSVSQKEEMEFDATKNSSESNSRRENVNNSGAEKDQVHGAANTTSQAQRKARRCWSPDLHRRFVTALQMLGGSQLATPKQIRELMKVDGLTNDEVKSHLQKYRLHTRRPSPNSQTTPATPQVVVLGGIWVPPEYAAAAAAHGGAQASALYGAHTNTAHHVSPVFCSAPPQVAHEIYPAIAAPSQPPNHHIHHHQLHVYNKPPGNNSPDSDVQGGAGDQSESIEDGKSESGSWKADSGGDNGGERKRPEGEESNASVIMRLKF; encoded by the exons ATGTTACATGCAGCACCAGAAATGATGATACCATCTTCAGAACTAAGCTTTGACTTCAAATCATTCATGCAGCCAACTCAAAAACTTGAGGAGTTTTTGGCTCgtcttgaagaagaaagactCAAGATCGACGCTTTTAAGCGGGAGCTTCCTCTTTGCATGCAATTACTCAATAATG CTATGGAGACGTCAAGGCAACAGTTACAGTCGCAGAGATCGATGAACGAAGGGGGAAGACCAGTGTTGGAAGAATTCATTCCACTGAAGAATACAAGTTCGGAAATTACAACTGATCAGAATAATAGTTCATCGGATAAGGCAAACTGGATGACATCTGCACAGCTTTGGAATCAAGAAAGTCAAACCCGGACTCCGTCTCCCAAAGAAAATAATGATCATATGAAAATAGCTTTGAATGGGAAGCAAAGGGTAATTAATGGAGGAGCTTTTGTTCCATTTTCATCGAAAGATAGAAACTTCATGCCATTTCCAGAATTAGCCCTTGCTTCTTCCGTATCACAGAAAGAAGAGATGGAGTTTGATGCTACAAAGAATTCATCAGAATCGAATTCCAGGAGAGAAAACGTAAATAATTCAGGTGCGGAGAAAGATCAAGTTCATGGGGCAGCAAATACAACGAGCCAAGCTCAGAGAAAGGCTAGGAGATGCTGGTCACCAGACTTGCACAGGCGTTTTGTTACTGCTCTTCAGATGTTGGGTGGTTCACAAT TGGCTACTCCTAAACAAATAAGAGAGCTGATGAAGGTTGATGGTTTGACCAATGATGAAGTTAAAAGCCATTTGCAG AAATATAGACTCCACACAAGAAGACCAAGTCCAAACTCACAAACCACCCCGGCGACACCACAAGTGGTTGTCCTAGGCGGCATATGGGTCCCACCGGAATATGCTGCAGCCGCGGCAGCACACGGCGGCGCACAAGCTAGCGCCCTGTATGGGGCACACACGAACACTGCTCATCACGTGTCTCCTGTTTTCTGTTCCGCCCCACCACAAGTGGCGCATGAAATCTACCCTGCGATAGCAGCACCCTCTCAGCCGCCTAACCACCACATCCACCACCACCAGTTACACGTCTACAACAAGCCTCCAGGAAACAACTCCCCAGATTCAGACGTCCAGGGTGGCGCCGGTGACCAATCCGAGAGCATAGAGGATGGAAAGTCGGAGAGCGGCAGCTGGAAGGCCGACAGCGGCGGGGACAATGGTGGAGAGAGGAAAAGACCGGAAGGTGAAGAAAGCAACGCAAGTGTCATCATGCGTctcaaattctga
- the LOC142518179 gene encoding U-box domain-containing protein 8-like, giving the protein MATHFPDDFKCPISLEIMSDPVILSSGHTFDRASIQQWLDAGHRTCPISKLPLPEPPSLIPNHALRSLISSYSSVTFPKLQAHPPSPKTLSQVLLSPSSTWEDKLDSLEQLSRVSKTESLIRRRFAESGLVSAVLSCVDSGESRLQEKALHVLLNLSLDDDSKVGLVAEGIVGKVVHALRDGAGDSRAVAATVLTSLAMLEVNKVTIGSYPDAIPGMVDLLQFGNSRERKEAATALFTLCSFPDNRVRIIQNGAVPILIQNANSGLERAIEVLGLLVKCRVARDEMMRCTELLYILIAVLKNGSSRGVQYALLTLSCLCCYSEKMGLEASKEGLPDICVGLLEDDNEKVRRNAKTLMQVLQGKRKNV; this is encoded by the coding sequence ATGGCCACCCATTTTCCTGACGATTTCAAGTGCCCTATTTCTCTAGAGATTATGTCCGACCCGGTTATACTCTCGTCCGGTCACACATTCGATCGTGCTTCAATTCAACAGTGGTTGGACGCCGGCCACCGTACCTGTCCCATTTCCAAGCTGCCGTTGCCTGAACCGCCTTCCCTTATCCCCAACCACGCTCTCCGCAGCCTCATTTCCAGCTATTCCAGTGTCACCTTTCCTAAACTGCAAGCCCACCCTCCGAGTCCGAAAACTCTTTCTCAGGTTTTGCTTTCTCCTTCGTCAACGTGGGAGGATAAGCTCGACTCCCTCGAACAGCTTAGCCGGGTTTCCAAAACTGAGTCGTTGATTCGCCGAAGATTTGCCGAGTCGGGTTTGGTGTCGGCGGTCTTAAGCTGCGTCGATTCTGGGGAGTCGAGGCTCCAGGAGAAGGCTCTTCATGTGTTGCTGAACTTGAGTTTGGATGACGACAGTAAGGTGGGCCTGGTAGCGGAGGGGATTGTGGGAAAGGTCGTGCATGCGCTTCGCGATGGAGCTGGGGACTCGCGCGCGGTTGCGGCTACGGTGTTGACCAGCCTCGCCATGCTTGAAGTCAACAAGGTCACGATCGGGTCTTACCCGGATGCAATTCCGGGTATGGTAGACCTCCTTCAGTTTGGGAATTCGAGGGAGAGGAAAGAAGCAGCCACCGCTTTATTCACCCTTTGTTCTTTCCCCGATAACCGGGTGCGGATAATCCAAAATGGGGCTGTCCCCATACTAATCCAAAATGCTAATTCAGGCCTGGAACGGGCCATTGAGGTTTTGGGCCTTCTGGTAAAATGCAGGGTCGCCCGGGATGAAATGATGAGGTGTACTGAGTTGTTGTATATTTTGATTGCAGTGTTGAAAAACGGGAGCTCAAGAGGCGTGCAGTATGCACTCTTAACTCTTAGTTGTCTGTGTTGTTATAGTGAGAAGATGGGTTTGGAGGCTTCGAAAGAAGGGCTTCCCGATATTTGTGTTGGATTATTGGAGGATGACAATGAAAAAGTGAGGCGAAACGCAAAGACTTTAATGCAGGTTTTGCAAGGGAAGAGGAAAAATGTTTGA
- the LOC142519207 gene encoding myb family transcription factor EFM-like isoform X1, with amino-acid sequence MLHAAPEMMIPSSELSFDFKSFMQPTQKLEEFLARLEEERLKIDAFKRELPLCMQLLNNAMETSRQQLQSQRSMNEGGRPVLEEFIPLKNTSSEITTDQNNSSSDKANWMTSAQLWNQESQTRTPSPKENNDHMKIALNGKQRVINGGAFVPFSSKDRNFMPFPELALASSVSQKEEMEFDATKNSSESNSRRENVNNSGAEKDQVHGAANTTSQAQRKARRCWSPDLHRRFVTALQMLGGSQSVATPKQIRELMKVDGLTNDEVKSHLQKYRLHTRRPSPNSQTTPATPQVVVLGGIWVPPEYAAAAAAHGGAQASALYGAHTNTAHHVSPVFCSAPPQVAHEIYPAIAAPSQPPNHHIHHHQLHVYNKPPGNNSPDSDVQGGAGDQSESIEDGKSESGSWKADSGGDNGGERKRPEGEESNASVIMRLKF; translated from the exons ATGTTACATGCAGCACCAGAAATGATGATACCATCTTCAGAACTAAGCTTTGACTTCAAATCATTCATGCAGCCAACTCAAAAACTTGAGGAGTTTTTGGCTCgtcttgaagaagaaagactCAAGATCGACGCTTTTAAGCGGGAGCTTCCTCTTTGCATGCAATTACTCAATAATG CTATGGAGACGTCAAGGCAACAGTTACAGTCGCAGAGATCGATGAACGAAGGGGGAAGACCAGTGTTGGAAGAATTCATTCCACTGAAGAATACAAGTTCGGAAATTACAACTGATCAGAATAATAGTTCATCGGATAAGGCAAACTGGATGACATCTGCACAGCTTTGGAATCAAGAAAGTCAAACCCGGACTCCGTCTCCCAAAGAAAATAATGATCATATGAAAATAGCTTTGAATGGGAAGCAAAGGGTAATTAATGGAGGAGCTTTTGTTCCATTTTCATCGAAAGATAGAAACTTCATGCCATTTCCAGAATTAGCCCTTGCTTCTTCCGTATCACAGAAAGAAGAGATGGAGTTTGATGCTACAAAGAATTCATCAGAATCGAATTCCAGGAGAGAAAACGTAAATAATTCAGGTGCGGAGAAAGATCAAGTTCATGGGGCAGCAAATACAACGAGCCAAGCTCAGAGAAAGGCTAGGAGATGCTGGTCACCAGACTTGCACAGGCGTTTTGTTACTGCTCTTCAGATGTTGGGTGGTTCACAAT CAGTGGCTACTCCTAAACAAATAAGAGAGCTGATGAAGGTTGATGGTTTGACCAATGATGAAGTTAAAAGCCATTTGCAG AAATATAGACTCCACACAAGAAGACCAAGTCCAAACTCACAAACCACCCCGGCGACACCACAAGTGGTTGTCCTAGGCGGCATATGGGTCCCACCGGAATATGCTGCAGCCGCGGCAGCACACGGCGGCGCACAAGCTAGCGCCCTGTATGGGGCACACACGAACACTGCTCATCACGTGTCTCCTGTTTTCTGTTCCGCCCCACCACAAGTGGCGCATGAAATCTACCCTGCGATAGCAGCACCCTCTCAGCCGCCTAACCACCACATCCACCACCACCAGTTACACGTCTACAACAAGCCTCCAGGAAACAACTCCCCAGATTCAGACGTCCAGGGTGGCGCCGGTGACCAATCCGAGAGCATAGAGGATGGAAAGTCGGAGAGCGGCAGCTGGAAGGCCGACAGCGGCGGGGACAATGGTGGAGAGAGGAAAAGACCGGAAGGTGAAGAAAGCAACGCAAGTGTCATCATGCGTctcaaattctga
- the LOC142519319 gene encoding DAG protein, chloroplastic-like, with the protein MASLNLCLPPRTLVPNPSNRVPCLSIPSTSNLSFIPRYSPHSAPIQSRSAAFPAVRALKDGEYSTRRSSSDEEREPIMLPGCDYNHWLIVMEFPKDPAPTREQMIDTYLDTLVTVLGSMEEAKKNMYAFSTTTYTGFQCTLSEETSEKFKGLPGVLWVLPDSYIDVKNKDYGGDKYINGEIIPCQYPTYQPKQSRTSKYKSKAYVRQRDGPPTEQRKPRQESDS; encoded by the exons ATGGCGAGTCTAAACCTTTGCCTCCCTCCCAGAACCCTAGTTCCAAATCCGAGCAACCGTGTCCCTTGTCTTTCGATTCCCTCCACTTCCAACTTGTCATTTATTCCGCGCTATTCCCCACACTCGGCCCCGATTCAATCGAGAAGTGCCGCTTTTCCGGCGGTGAGAGCCTTGAAGGATGGGGAATACTCTACTAGAAGAAGCAGTAGCGACGAGGAAAGGGAGCCGATAATGTTACCGGGCTGTGACTACAATCACTGGCTTATTGTCATGGAGTTCCCAAAAGACCCCGCCCCCACCAGAGAGCAGATGATTGACACGTATCTCGACACTCTTGTCACCGTCCTTGGCAG CATGGAAGAAGCAAAGAAGAACATGTATGCATTTAGTACCACTACATACACTGGGTTTCAGTGCACCTTATCAGAAGAAACTTCAGAAAAATTTAAGG GTCTCCCTGGCGTTTTGTGGGTCCTGCCAGATTCATACATAGATGTTAAGAACAAGGATTACGGAG GAGATAAGTATATCAACGGAGAAATAATTCCATGTCAGTATCCGACTTATCAACCGAAGCAATCTAGAACCTCAAAGTACAAGAGCAAAGCTTATGTAAGACAGAGAGATGGCCCTCCAACTGAACAAAGAAAACCAAGACAGGAATCCGACTCCTGA